Sequence from the Strix aluco isolate bStrAlu1 chromosome 16, bStrAlu1.hap1, whole genome shotgun sequence genome:
tgcctcagtttcccctccctCTCGGGGCTGTAGCAGTGGGGGTGGAGATCAGATCGATCCCAGCGTCGGCGGTTTCTGGGCGCAGCACCCATGGGGGTGTCACAGCACCTCCGGGCATGAGGGGACAGGCGGCTGATGACAGGGGGAGGGATGGTGACATGGCTGGGCTGTGAAAAGAGGGGGGCGAGGGGTTGCACACGCGGCGGGGTGGTTGCACACCCAGGGACAGGGTTGTGCACCTGGGGGGGAAGGTGCTTGCACACCCTGCAGGAGGGTTGCACAGCTGGAGAGGGGGTCACACACCTGGTGGGAGGGCTGCACACCCAGACAAGAGGTTATTGCACATGTGGGAGGGTACAAAGCTGGGTGGTGGGTTGCACACCTGCCAGGGGTTGTTCCACACTCGGTGTGGTTGTTGCACACCTGGTGGGGGCTGTTGCACACCCAGCAAAAGGGTTGCATGGCTGGAGCTGGGCTTGCACACCTGGCAGGGGTGGTTGCACACCTGATGGGGTTGTTGCACACCCAGCAAAAGAGTTGCATGGTTGGAGCCGGGCTTGCACACCCTTTGGGGGTAGGTTGCCCACCCAGCAGAGGTGGTTGCCCACCCAGGGAGAGGGTTGCACACCCGGCGGAGGCGTTGCGCCCCGGGCGGGGCCGTCCCACAGCCGTTGTAGGCGGAGCCGGGGGCGGTCGGTCCCGGatgtccttccccccccccccccgcccctctccagGGCCAGCGTCATGGCGGAGCCGGggacgggcggcggcgggggggggttgTTGAGCAGCGGGAGCGAGCGGCGGTGCCGGGCgcggctggcggcgggggggcggcgggggacggcggccgcggcggcggcggcggtgctgGTGCCGCTGTGCTCGgtgcggggccgccccgcgctgCTCTTCACGCTGCGCTCCCGCCGCCTGGGCGGGCCCCACAGCGGTGACGTCAGGTACCGGCGGCAGGGAGAGAGTACCGGGACcgacacccccccttcccccccgccaTGACGGTGCTATTGTCTCTTGCAGTttccccggggggcggcgggatcCGGGGGACGGTGACTCGGTGGCCACGGCGCTGCGGGAAACGcgggaggagctggggctggcgCTGGGACCCCCGAGCGTCTGGGGACAGCTACGGGCGCTGCCCGACCTGGTACCGGGTGAcaaggacagggggacgcggcggggggggggggagcggagtggctggggacacccaggaCACAAGGGCAGGGTAGCAGGGACACGGGTGACAAGGGTTCAGGGGGACAGAGACACGGATGACAAGGACAactgggggacagggacacgggTGACAAGGGTTTGAGGGACCAAGGACATGAGTGACAAGGGTTCAGGGGGACAGCGACATGGGTGACAAAGGTTCAGGGGGACAGAGACATGGGTGACAAGGGTTTGAGGGGCCAAGGACACGGGTGACAAGGGTtcagggggacagggacatgggtgACAAGGGTTTGAGGGGACAAGGACACAGGGCGCTGGCTGCAGGCCTGTTGGGTGACAGGCAATGGATGTCTGGGGGTTAAGGTGGGCGGGTGATACTCTAGGGAGGGGTTGTCACCCTGTCCCTGTCTGATACACCTCCCAGCAGGGACAGATGGTGGCCCCCGTGGTGGCCAACCTGGGGCCCCTGGAGGACTTGACGCTGACCCCCAACCCCGATGAGGTGGGTGACCCCGCACCGGCCGCGTCCCCTCCCTGGGATGCTCAACCCCTTTCCCGGTGACACCAACAGTCCCAGTCACCCCCTTCCTCGGTGACACTGACAGTCTCGGTCACCCCCTTGCCGCCTGTATTGGCAGGTGGAGGAGGTCTT
This genomic interval carries:
- the NUDT8 gene encoding mitochondrial coenzyme A diphosphatase NUDT8, which codes for MAEPGTGGGGGGLLSSGSERRCRARLAAGGRRGTAAAAAAAVLVPLCSVRGRPALLFTLRSRRLGGPHSGDVSFPGGRRDPGDGDSVATALRETREELGLALGPPSVWGQLRALPDLQGQMVAPVVANLGPLEDLTLTPNPDEVEEVFTMPLAHLLREENQGYTHFRTAGRYSYTLPVFLNGPHKVWGLTAIITELTLELLAPDHYRLKTHAPRRSSTV